In Halobaculum limi, one DNA window encodes the following:
- the cofH gene encoding 7,8-didemethyl-8-hydroxy-5-deazariboflavin synthase subunit CofH, whose protein sequence is MSRPSAAELDPDDLGFEHVPETDQSFENALAKARDGIRLTVDDAVELFTTGSDTPGIDRERKEQVLEAADRRRAEMVGDEVTFVANLNNNVTTACNTGCLFCNFKDTAHQFEADHDADHAGFTKTPAESREIVRAAVERGVYEVCSVSGLHPAFALNEEHHEILRGVDDAARAVNYKPPERYATDPGTYVEQMEAMSVDGVHLHSMTPEEAYHARRGTDWAYERIYSELADAGLDSAPGTAAEILVDEVRDVICPGKIDTQGWIDAMEGAMAAGLDTTATIMYGHVDNEMHRAMHLKRVRDLQDRTGGITEFVPLSFVHERTPLYEHGVVSGGASDAEDELMIAVSRLFLDNVENIQTSWVKYGDAKALKTLSCGANDFMGTILSEEITKRAGGSFGEFRSFDDYVELITSVGRIPVERSTDYRQRRRIDPDEGTPFGPTLGPNADGTPLLSGRERAERAGDAATADD, encoded by the coding sequence ATGAGTCGACCGTCCGCGGCGGAGTTGGACCCCGACGACCTCGGGTTCGAGCACGTCCCCGAGACTGACCAGTCGTTCGAGAACGCCCTCGCGAAGGCACGCGACGGCATCCGCCTGACGGTCGACGACGCGGTCGAACTGTTCACCACCGGCAGCGACACGCCCGGCATCGACCGCGAGCGCAAAGAGCAGGTGCTTGAGGCGGCCGACCGCCGTCGCGCCGAGATGGTCGGTGACGAGGTGACGTTCGTCGCCAACCTCAACAACAACGTCACGACCGCCTGCAACACTGGCTGTCTGTTCTGCAACTTCAAAGACACCGCCCACCAGTTCGAGGCTGACCACGACGCCGACCACGCGGGGTTCACGAAGACACCCGCCGAGTCGCGCGAGATCGTCCGTGCGGCCGTCGAACGCGGCGTCTACGAGGTGTGTTCGGTGTCGGGACTCCACCCCGCGTTCGCGCTAAACGAGGAGCACCACGAGATACTCCGCGGCGTCGACGACGCCGCCCGCGCGGTCAACTACAAGCCGCCCGAACGGTACGCGACCGACCCCGGAACGTACGTCGAGCAGATGGAGGCGATGAGCGTCGACGGCGTCCACCTCCACTCGATGACGCCCGAGGAGGCGTACCACGCCCGCCGCGGCACCGACTGGGCGTACGAGCGAATCTACTCGGAACTCGCGGACGCGGGTCTCGACTCCGCGCCCGGCACCGCCGCGGAGATACTCGTCGACGAGGTTCGCGACGTGATCTGCCCCGGCAAGATCGATACGCAGGGGTGGATCGACGCGATGGAGGGCGCGATGGCCGCCGGCCTCGACACCACGGCGACGATCATGTACGGCCACGTCGACAACGAGATGCACCGCGCGATGCACCTGAAGCGGGTGCGCGACCTCCAAGACCGCACCGGCGGCATCACAGAGTTCGTCCCGCTCAGTTTCGTCCACGAACGCACGCCGCTGTACGAACACGGCGTCGTCTCCGGCGGCGCGAGCGACGCCGAGGACGAACTGATGATCGCCGTCTCGCGCCTGTTCCTCGACAACGTCGAGAACATCCAGACCTCGTGGGTGAAGTACGGCGACGCGAAGGCGCTGAAGACGCTGTCGTGTGGCGCGAACGACTTTATGGGCACCATCCTCTCGGAGGAGATAACCAAGCGTGCAGGCGGGTCGTTCGGCGAGTTCCGCAGTTTCGACGACTACGTGGAGTTGATCACGTCAGTCGGGCGGATTCCGGTCGAACGCTCGACTGACTACCGACAACGCCGTCGGATCGACCCCGACGAGGGCACGCCGTTCGGCCCGACGCTCGGCCCGAACGCCGACGGGACGCCGCTGCTCAGCGGCCGCGAACGCGCAGAGCGTGCGGGCGACGCGGCGACCGCTGACGACTGA
- a CDS encoding FAD-binding oxidoreductase: MTDTTPEVDADAGGDGGDADPPPYDVGFLADLALDGEVSLDPGDRAEHATDWGTDEADAVTPDAVVYPESTADVSAVVAAANDRGVPVTAYAAATGLESNAAPLHAGISLDMTRMDAIGEIRPTDLQVDVGPGAIGADVDEAVARHGLFFPPLPSSGDISTIGGMIATDASGMRTVKYGEVADWVRELEVVLADGSVTTVGSKAAKTSSGYNLKELIVGSEGTLAIVTRATLELAGRPEQIKGGRATFPTLDDATAAISDAVTAGVDVAKIELFDAETAMLANAYSDAALPEQPMVFVEFHANHAIDEEIAFCRSVFEAHDVESFEMASGDRMDELWQARKDITYAAEAYHPDKEMGQPGDVTVPIGSYPEMIRAVKDVAAEYDLFVPCFGHAGDGNLHYFVLRDPDDTDEVARAEAAYGELIDRALELGGTATGEHGIGAGKRKYLEPEHGEAAVGAMRAIKQALDPNDILNPGKVVPEE; encoded by the coding sequence ATGACTGACACGACTCCCGAGGTCGACGCCGACGCCGGTGGCGACGGCGGTGACGCCGACCCACCGCCGTACGACGTCGGCTTCCTCGCTGACCTCGCCCTCGACGGCGAGGTGAGCCTCGATCCCGGCGACCGCGCGGAACACGCGACCGACTGGGGAACCGACGAGGCCGACGCCGTCACGCCCGATGCGGTCGTCTACCCGGAGTCGACCGCCGACGTGTCGGCCGTCGTCGCCGCCGCGAACGACCGCGGGGTGCCCGTCACCGCCTACGCCGCCGCGACGGGGTTGGAGTCGAACGCCGCACCCCTCCACGCGGGGATCAGCCTCGATATGACCCGGATGGACGCGATCGGTGAGATCCGCCCTACCGACCTGCAGGTCGACGTCGGTCCCGGTGCCATCGGCGCGGACGTCGACGAGGCGGTCGCCCGTCACGGCCTGTTCTTCCCGCCGCTCCCCTCCTCGGGCGACATCTCGACCATCGGCGGGATGATCGCGACCGACGCCTCGGGGATGCGCACGGTGAAATACGGCGAGGTGGCCGACTGGGTGCGTGAACTGGAGGTCGTCCTCGCGGATGGGTCGGTGACGACGGTCGGGTCGAAGGCCGCCAAGACCTCCTCGGGGTACAACCTGAAGGAGTTGATCGTCGGCAGCGAGGGTACCCTCGCTATCGTCACGCGAGCGACGCTGGAACTCGCGGGCCGGCCCGAACAGATCAAGGGTGGGCGGGCGACGTTCCCCACACTCGACGACGCGACGGCGGCCATCTCCGACGCCGTGACCGCCGGCGTCGACGTGGCGAAGATCGAACTGTTCGACGCCGAGACGGCGATGCTGGCGAACGCCTACAGCGACGCCGCCTTGCCCGAACAGCCGATGGTGTTCGTGGAGTTCCACGCCAACCACGCTATCGACGAGGAGATTGCCTTCTGCCGGTCGGTGTTCGAGGCGCACGACGTCGAGTCGTTCGAGATGGCCAGCGGCGACCGGATGGACGAGTTGTGGCAGGCGCGCAAGGACATCACCTACGCGGCGGAGGCGTACCACCCCGACAAGGAGATGGGCCAACCGGGCGACGTGACCGTCCCAATCGGCTCGTACCCCGAGATGATCCGGGCGGTGAAAGACGTCGCCGCCGAGTACGACCTGTTCGTCCCCTGCTTCGGCCACGCTGGCGACGGCAACCTCCACTACTTCGTGCTCCGCGACCCCGACGACACCGACGAGGTGGCGCGCGCGGAGGCCGCCTACGGCGAACTGATCGACCGGGCGCTGGAGTTGGGCGGCACCGCCACCGGCGAACACGGCATCGGCGCGGGCAAGCGGAAGTACCTCGAACCAGAGCACGGCGAGGCCGCCGTCGGTGCGATGCGTGCGATCAAGCAAGCGCTGGACCCGAACGACATCCTGAATCCCGGGAAAGTGGTCCCCGAGGAGTAG
- a CDS encoding phosphotransferase family protein, translating to MFTDTAIRDAVADVRDAPVVTVTPVEPGNNHTYRVAFGDGQRAFLKVGTRFSEASAAEPATVRLVDRATPIPVPSVWKTGTEPLGYPFAVYEYVDGAAIDWVGALPEATAADLCREAGEHLAALHDSTFPQFGRLGVAPDASADEVTDTPDSAGPSRLAVVDPRSFEESLGRSLDRQLGELSETPFADRRSALATAGERLLDDIDIGGVDPALVHGDYRLDNLRVDLDAERVTAAVLDWELPTAADPLWDAVMAETLLTTGHRTDPAMGAALRSAFRSGYGGYPDAPARLRLYELLGRIRLARHLDVEMASESASARAARVADHHAAFDRLLAGGSVLRDE from the coding sequence GTGTTCACTGACACGGCGATTCGCGATGCCGTCGCCGACGTCCGCGACGCACCGGTGGTGACCGTCACCCCGGTCGAACCGGGGAACAACCACACGTACCGCGTGGCGTTCGGCGACGGACAGCGCGCGTTCCTGAAAGTCGGGACGCGGTTTTCCGAGGCGTCTGCCGCCGAACCCGCGACTGTGAGGCTCGTCGACCGCGCGACGCCAATCCCGGTACCGAGCGTGTGGAAGACGGGTACCGAACCGCTCGGCTATCCCTTCGCCGTCTACGAGTACGTCGACGGTGCGGCCATCGACTGGGTCGGAGCACTCCCCGAGGCGACGGCAGCGGATCTCTGCCGAGAGGCAGGCGAACACCTCGCCGCCTTGCACGACAGTACGTTCCCCCAGTTCGGGCGTCTCGGCGTCGCACCGGACGCCTCCGCCGACGAAGTAACCGACACGCCCGACTCGGCCGGCCCGAGTCGCCTCGCCGTCGTCGACCCGCGATCGTTCGAGGAGTCACTCGGGCGGTCGCTCGACCGCCAACTGGGGGAGTTGTCCGAGACGCCGTTCGCCGACCGTCGGTCCGCGCTCGCGACGGCGGGCGAACGACTCCTCGACGACATCGACATCGGCGGCGTCGACCCGGCGCTGGTCCACGGCGATTACCGACTCGACAACCTCCGCGTCGACCTCGACGCCGAGCGTGTGACCGCCGCGGTCCTCGACTGGGAACTCCCGACGGCGGCGGACCCGCTGTGGGACGCCGTGATGGCGGAGACGCTGCTCACGACGGGGCACCGCACCGACCCCGCGATGGGTGCGGCGCTGCGCTCGGCGTTTCGCTCGGGCTACGGTGGCTACCCCGACGCGCCGGCCCGACTGCGGCTGTACGAGCTGCTCGGGCGGATCCGACTGGCCCGCCACCTCGATGTCGAGATGGCCAGCGAGTCCGCGTCCGCGCGAGCAGCGCGGGTCGCGGACCACCACGCGGCGTTCGACCGACTGCTCGCTGGCGGATCGGTGCTCCGAGACGAGTGA
- a CDS encoding phosphoribosylaminoimidazolesuccinocarboxamide synthase codes for MTSVKEFIVERDPTGDDLGAGRFAFTDDYSVFDWGKMPDPIPGKGASLCTMGAFNFELLEEAGVPTHYRGVGPDAVPLSEADAPPRELAIELATVPDLPFTDGAYDYDAFHAEADDAAGYVVPLEIVFRNTVPVGSSLRSRVDPREVGVDRDEWPAEVVELPDPVVEFSTKYEEQDRYLDADEAETIAGAAPLSELEQVAREVNDLITDRATEAGFVHEDGKIECVYADGEVRVADVVGTFDENRFAYDGQEVSKEVVRQHYKRVAPEWVEAVGEAKNRADREGVADWRPLCEVEPPALDPDVVDRVADMYAAGANAYTGREWFDAPAVDAAVDAVRDL; via the coding sequence ATGACGAGCGTCAAGGAGTTCATCGTCGAACGCGACCCGACCGGCGACGACCTCGGCGCGGGCCGGTTCGCCTTCACCGATGACTACTCCGTGTTCGACTGGGGGAAGATGCCCGACCCGATTCCGGGGAAGGGCGCGTCGCTGTGCACGATGGGCGCGTTCAACTTCGAGTTGCTGGAGGAAGCGGGCGTCCCCACCCACTACCGCGGGGTCGGCCCGGACGCAGTTCCGCTCTCCGAGGCGGACGCGCCACCGCGCGAACTCGCCATCGAGTTGGCGACCGTGCCCGACCTCCCCTTCACCGACGGCGCGTACGACTACGACGCGTTCCACGCCGAGGCGGACGACGCCGCGGGCTACGTCGTCCCACTCGAAATCGTCTTCCGCAACACCGTCCCCGTCGGCTCCAGCCTTCGTTCGCGTGTCGACCCCCGCGAGGTAGGCGTCGACCGCGACGAGTGGCCCGCAGAAGTCGTCGAGTTGCCCGATCCGGTAGTCGAGTTCTCGACGAAGTACGAAGAGCAGGACCGCTACCTCGACGCCGACGAGGCCGAGACCATCGCTGGTGCCGCGCCGCTGTCGGAGTTGGAACAAGTGGCTCGCGAAGTGAACGACCTGATCACAGACCGCGCCACCGAGGCCGGGTTCGTCCACGAGGATGGGAAGATCGAGTGCGTGTACGCCGACGGCGAGGTGCGCGTCGCCGACGTGGTCGGGACGTTCGACGAGAACCGCTTCGCGTACGACGGGCAGGAGGTGTCGAAGGAGGTGGTGCGCCAGCACTACAAGCGGGTCGCCCCCGAGTGGGTCGAGGCCGTCGGCGAGGCGAAAAATCGCGCCGACCGAGAGGGTGTCGCCGACTGGCGGCCGTTGTGCGAGGTGGAGCCACCGGCACTCGACCCGGACGTGGTCGACCGCGTCGCGGACATGTACGCGGCGGGCGCGAACGCCTACACCGGCCGCGAATGGTTCGACGCTCCCGCTGTCGACGCCGCGGTCGACGCCGTCCGCGACCTGTAA
- a CDS encoding formyltetrahydrofolate deformylase has protein sequence MTQADRPNSRRWDTEIVVVGDDATGLVARVTSLLFERGCNIEDLDQDVRDGVFRMRLHADTDGMVCKPETLEEDLSALGDELGVDIRVRLADAAAARRTALLVTKEEHAPRAILEACRDGTLDATVPVMIGNHDTLEPLAEEYDVPFVDVGDEKGSHDERELLRILDEYDVDCLVLARFMRILSPEVVFRYEGRIINVHPSLLPAYPGAEAYRQAVEGGARVHGATAHYVTTDLDQGPIIAQRAFRVDPDDDPADLKDRGQPLEAEALVAGVQAHLDDAIIVRRGRTHFREGVDPDAYDLGGVARPAE, from the coding sequence ATGACACAGGCCGACCGCCCGAATTCGAGACGTTGGGACACCGAGATCGTCGTCGTCGGGGACGACGCGACGGGACTGGTCGCCCGCGTCACCTCGCTGCTGTTCGAACGTGGCTGTAACATCGAAGACCTCGACCAGGACGTGCGCGACGGCGTGTTCCGGATGCGTCTGCACGCCGACACCGACGGGATGGTGTGCAAGCCGGAGACGCTCGAGGAGGATCTGTCCGCCCTCGGCGACGAACTCGGCGTCGATATCCGCGTGCGCCTGGCCGACGCGGCCGCCGCCCGTCGCACGGCGCTGCTCGTCACCAAAGAAGAGCACGCCCCGCGTGCGATCCTCGAAGCGTGTCGCGACGGGACGCTCGACGCGACCGTCCCCGTGATGATCGGGAACCACGACACGCTCGAACCGCTGGCCGAAGAGTACGACGTGCCGTTCGTCGACGTGGGCGACGAGAAGGGCTCACACGACGAGCGTGAACTGCTGCGCATCCTCGACGAGTACGACGTGGACTGTCTCGTCCTCGCGCGCTTCATGCGCATCCTCTCGCCGGAGGTCGTCTTCCGGTACGAGGGGCGCATCATCAACGTCCACCCGTCGCTGCTGCCTGCGTACCCCGGCGCGGAGGCGTACCGCCAAGCCGTCGAGGGCGGCGCGCGCGTCCACGGTGCGACCGCACACTACGTGACGACCGACCTCGACCAGGGGCCGATCATCGCACAGCGTGCGTTCCGCGTCGACCCCGACGACGACCCCGCGGACCTGAAAGACCGAGGGCAACCGCTCGAAGCCGAGGCGCTCGTCGCCGGCGTCCAGGCGCACCTCGACGACGCGATCATCGTCCGACGAGGGCGCACGCACTTCCGCGAGGGCGTCGACCCCGACGCCTACGACCTCGGCGGCGTCGCGCGACCGGCCGAGTAG
- the purS gene encoding phosphoribosylformylglycinamidine synthase subunit PurS, whose product MTGYTATVTVRLKRGVLDPEAETTAQALERLGFELEGLRSADRFEIDLDAADADEARDRADEMAERLLANPTIHDYDVEVEERE is encoded by the coding sequence ATGACCGGCTACACCGCTACGGTGACGGTTCGCCTGAAGCGCGGCGTCCTCGACCCCGAGGCCGAGACGACCGCGCAGGCGCTCGAACGACTCGGCTTCGAGTTGGAGGGCCTGCGTTCGGCCGACCGCTTCGAAATCGACTTGGACGCCGCCGACGCCGACGAGGCGCGCGACCGCGCCGACGAGATGGCCGAACGCCTCCTCGCGAATCCGACCATCCACGACTACGACGTGGAGGTCGAGGAACGGGAATGA
- the purQ gene encoding phosphoribosylformylglycinamidine synthase I produces the protein MTVSVIQFGGSNCDRDAVQALAHLGVDAERVWHEDGLPADTEGVVVPGGFSYGDYLRAGAMAARTPIMADVREAAEAGVPVLGVCNGAQIGCESGLTEGAFTTNRSARFQCEHVHLRVERADTPWTAAYDEGEVIEVPIAHGEGRFEIREDRRETLESEDRVLFRYCDADGAVTDAANPNGSTANVAGILGARDSVAVMMPHPERATLPDVGGTDGQGVLRAFA, from the coding sequence ATGACCGTCTCGGTGATCCAGTTTGGTGGGTCTAACTGTGACCGCGACGCCGTCCAAGCGCTGGCACACCTCGGCGTCGACGCCGAACGCGTCTGGCACGAGGACGGCCTGCCCGCCGACACGGAGGGCGTCGTCGTCCCCGGTGGCTTCTCGTACGGCGACTACCTCCGAGCGGGCGCGATGGCCGCCCGTACCCCGATTATGGCCGACGTTCGGGAGGCGGCCGAGGCGGGTGTCCCAGTCCTCGGCGTCTGCAACGGCGCACAGATCGGCTGTGAGTCGGGGCTGACCGAGGGTGCGTTCACCACCAACCGCTCGGCACGCTTCCAGTGTGAACACGTCCACCTCCGCGTCGAACGCGCGGACACGCCGTGGACCGCCGCCTACGACGAGGGCGAGGTGATCGAGGTGCCCATCGCTCACGGCGAGGGCCGCTTCGAGATTCGCGAGGACCGACGGGAGACGCTCGAATCCGAGGATCGCGTGCTGTTTCGGTACTGTGACGCCGACGGGGCCGTCACCGACGCGGCGAACCCGAACGGGTCGACCGCGAACGTCGCGGGCATCCTCGGCGCGCGCGACTCCGTGGCCGTGATGATGCCCCATCCCGAGCGAGCGACGCTGCCCGACGTGGGCGGCACGGACGGACAGGGCGTGTTGCGAGCGTTCGCCTGA
- a CDS encoding archaeosine biosynthesis radical SAM protein RaSEA, which translates to MSQPSPETYERDRGMDAHNAVMRDIRAERDETYDPHEPTRVWLDEDNTPDGVKTSLTIILNTGGCRWARAGGCTMCGYVAESVEGGSVSHDALMDQIQVCLDHEEANADAPAEQIKIYTSGSFLDEREVPAESRQAIAETFGDRERIVVESLPDFVSAKKLGEFTEQGLETDVAIGLETATDRVRHDCVNKYFEFADFEDACAEAAAADAGVKAYLLMKPPFLAESEALDDMVSSVERCASVDNCHTVSMNPCNVQRYTMVDELHFRGGYRPPWLWSVAAVLERTADADAIVVSDPVGAGSDRGAHNCGECDDRVQTAIKDFDLRQDPSVFEQVSCECERTWELVLKEETAFNQPLAR; encoded by the coding sequence ATGAGTCAGCCGAGTCCCGAGACCTACGAGCGGGACCGCGGGATGGACGCGCACAACGCGGTGATGCGCGACATCCGGGCGGAACGCGACGAGACGTACGACCCCCACGAGCCGACGCGGGTGTGGCTCGACGAGGACAACACGCCCGATGGCGTCAAGACGAGCCTCACGATCATCCTCAACACCGGCGGTTGTCGCTGGGCCCGTGCCGGTGGCTGTACGATGTGCGGCTACGTCGCCGAGTCCGTCGAGGGCGGCAGCGTCTCCCACGACGCCCTGATGGACCAGATCCAAGTGTGTCTCGACCACGAGGAAGCGAACGCCGACGCGCCCGCCGAGCAGATCAAGATCTACACCTCCGGGTCGTTCCTCGACGAGCGTGAGGTGCCCGCCGAGAGCCGACAGGCCATCGCGGAGACGTTCGGCGACCGCGAGCGCATCGTCGTCGAGTCGCTCCCCGACTTCGTCTCGGCGAAGAAACTCGGCGAGTTCACCGAACAGGGACTGGAGACGGACGTCGCCATCGGCCTCGAAACCGCGACCGACCGCGTCCGCCACGACTGCGTGAACAAGTACTTCGAGTTCGCCGACTTCGAGGACGCCTGCGCCGAGGCCGCCGCCGCCGACGCGGGTGTGAAGGCGTACCTCCTGATGAAGCCGCCGTTCCTCGCGGAGTCGGAGGCCCTCGACGACATGGTGTCGTCGGTCGAGCGCTGTGCGTCGGTCGACAACTGCCACACCGTCTCGATGAACCCCTGTAACGTCCAGCGGTACACGATGGTCGACGAACTGCACTTCCGTGGGGGCTACCGTCCGCCGTGGCTGTGGTCGGTCGCGGCGGTGCTGGAACGCACGGCCGACGCCGACGCCATCGTCGTCTCCGACCCCGTCGGCGCGGGCAGCGACCGCGGCGCGCACAACTGCGGCGAGTGTGACGACCGCGTGCAGACCGCGATCAAAGACTTCGACCTCCGGCAGGACCCCTCGGTGTTCGAGCAGGTGTCGTGCGAGTGTGAGCGTACGTGGGAACTCGTGTTGAAGGAGGAGACGGCGTTCAACCAACCGCTCGCACGATAA
- a CDS encoding bifunctional metallophosphatase/5'-nucleotidase: MPEQRGFGRRDVLRMGGLVLGGAVASGSAAAAEGSTSGDTTLTLLSYNDIQTAAAEDENFSRLVTLIEQRRAAADGPVVVVGGGDQVGPHALGPISQWRCPVDVLNRVAPDADVIGNHEFDYGFDGISGVTADSAFPWLATNLVDENGEAFDGTESSRIVDRGGVRIGLIGLIDEGATFGKTNIDFEGRGVTVEDYTETGPAEAKRLREEEGVDVVVALAHTGVPDAEALAEADTDDDIDVVVAGDDEIVYPPAETSGTVVTEGEARANYLGELDLHVDTDAGAVTGFDGELLPVTEDIPKDSEASQIIEAYRAEAKLDTVVAETETPLDARFATNYHRESNYGNLVTDAMRARTGADVAITNAGGIRSNAVYGPGPITGGDVFNTLPFANTLVTVELTGEELVETLASQVITLESDTGQAFGEEISQQVSGVRFEWVPHEGVDEQIRDVRVGGDPLDSDATYEVAVNSFIAAGGSGYPLADKPRIEETDELLATAVIEYLDDRGTVAPTVEGRMQRVDRDLPDASVTVDGNGKVVAQFDTPADVQSVGADTVAVRSPDGERVAAEKTVFDADEQNLIVRVDDTALAETVEDADDGAELPLDLYAEYESSEFDHVYFERSRLNADVTATVRERGRAEAGGPAGR, encoded by the coding sequence ATGCCAGAGCAACGTGGCTTCGGCAGGCGCGACGTACTGCGAATGGGTGGCCTCGTGTTGGGGGGTGCGGTGGCGTCGGGGTCGGCGGCGGCAGCCGAGGGGTCGACATCTGGCGACACGACTCTGACGCTGTTGTCGTACAACGACATCCAGACCGCCGCCGCGGAAGACGAGAACTTCTCGCGACTCGTGACGCTGATCGAACAGCGTCGGGCGGCCGCCGATGGGCCGGTCGTGGTCGTGGGTGGCGGCGACCAGGTCGGTCCGCACGCGTTGGGTCCCATCTCCCAGTGGCGGTGCCCCGTCGACGTGCTCAATCGGGTCGCTCCCGACGCCGACGTGATCGGCAACCACGAGTTCGACTACGGCTTCGACGGGATTTCGGGTGTGACGGCCGACTCGGCGTTCCCGTGGCTGGCGACCAATCTCGTCGACGAGAACGGGGAGGCGTTCGACGGCACCGAGTCGAGTCGGATCGTCGACCGCGGCGGCGTCCGCATCGGCCTCATCGGTCTCATCGACGAGGGCGCGACGTTCGGCAAGACGAACATCGACTTCGAGGGACGGGGCGTCACCGTCGAGGACTACACCGAGACGGGGCCCGCCGAGGCGAAGCGCCTGCGCGAGGAGGAGGGCGTCGACGTGGTCGTCGCGCTGGCACACACCGGCGTCCCGGACGCCGAAGCGCTCGCAGAGGCCGACACCGACGACGACATCGACGTGGTCGTCGCGGGCGACGACGAGATCGTCTACCCACCCGCAGAGACCAGCGGAACGGTCGTCACCGAGGGGGAGGCGCGTGCGAACTACCTCGGCGAACTCGACCTCCACGTCGACACCGACGCCGGCGCTGTGACCGGCTTCGACGGGGAACTTCTGCCGGTGACGGAGGATATCCCGAAAGACAGCGAGGCGTCGCAGATCATCGAGGCGTACCGCGCGGAGGCGAAACTCGACACCGTGGTCGCCGAGACGGAGACGCCACTGGACGCTCGGTTCGCGACGAACTACCACCGCGAGAGCAACTACGGCAACCTCGTCACCGACGCGATGCGCGCGCGCACCGGTGCCGACGTGGCCATCACCAACGCGGGCGGCATCCGCTCGAACGCGGTGTACGGCCCCGGCCCGATCACCGGCGGCGACGTGTTCAACACGCTTCCGTTCGCGAACACGCTCGTCACGGTTGAACTGACGGGCGAGGAACTGGTGGAGACGCTCGCCAGTCAGGTGATCACCTTAGAGAGCGACACCGGGCAGGCGTTCGGCGAGGAGATATCCCAGCAGGTCAGCGGCGTGCGCTTCGAGTGGGTGCCACACGAGGGCGTCGACGAACAGATCCGCGACGTCCGCGTGGGCGGCGACCCACTCGACTCCGATGCCACCTACGAAGTCGCTGTCAACAGTTTCATCGCCGCGGGCGGGAGCGGCTACCCACTCGCGGACAAACCGCGGATCGAGGAGACGGACGAACTGCTGGCGACCGCAGTCATCGAGTACCTCGACGACCGCGGGACGGTCGCGCCGACCGTCGAAGGGCGGATGCAGCGTGTCGACCGGGACCTCCCCGACGCGAGCGTCACCGTCGACGGGAACGGGAAGGTGGTCGCCCAGTTCGACACGCCCGCGGACGTGCAGTCGGTCGGCGCAGACACCGTCGCCGTCCGGTCGCCGGATGGTGAACGCGTCGCGGCCGAGAAAACCGTCTTCGACGCCGACGAGCAGAACTTAATCGTCCGCGTCGACGACACGGCCCTCGCAGAGACGGTCGAGGACGCAGACGACGGCGCGGAACTACCGCTGGACCTGTACGCCGAGTACGAATCCAGCGAGTTCGACCACGTCTACTTCGAGCGGTCGCGGCTGAACGCGGACGTGACGGCGACCGTCCGTGAGCGCGGACGCGCGGAGGCCGGCGGTCCCGCCGGCCGCTGA
- a CDS encoding VanZ family protein, which produces MGDDNRRLALFVAVTVVVVASSLAPAPTGPGGAPTGDVAPPGSDLVVHAIGYAAVAYTLAAALPARFRRTDSALPLVGVVVATAALGGAVELAQSFVPGRTLSTLDAVANAVGATVGVVWWRVRERDE; this is translated from the coding sequence ATGGGCGACGACAACCGACGGTTAGCACTTTTCGTCGCAGTTACCGTCGTAGTTGTCGCCTCGTCGCTCGCGCCCGCACCGACCGGGCCCGGCGGTGCCCCGACCGGTGACGTCGCCCCCCCGGGTTCGGATCTGGTCGTTCACGCTATCGGTTACGCCGCGGTCGCGTACACGCTGGCGGCGGCGTTACCGGCCCGGTTCCGTCGGACCGACTCTGCCCTTCCGCTCGTCGGCGTCGTCGTCGCGACCGCCGCGCTCGGCGGCGCAGTCGAACTCGCGCAGTCGTTCGTCCCCGGGCGGACACTCTCGACGCTCGACGCCGTCGCCAACGCGGTCGGTGCGACCGTCGGCGTCGTCTGGTGGCGCGTGCGCGAGCGAGACGAGTGA